In Parasteatoda tepidariorum isolate YZ-2023 chromosome 2, CAS_Ptep_4.0, whole genome shotgun sequence, one DNA window encodes the following:
- the LOC107441662 gene encoding L-asparaginase-like gives MEKINSFTRVKLKKKFSKVLVIYSGGTIGMVRNEENIYVPKAGVMAEKVKAYPQLYDLDEANEYRDKYHKENILVLPDTGDTSRVVYAIQEYNPLLDSSNVTIDDWIKIAMAIKEAYEVFDGFTILHGTDTMAYTASALSFMLENLGKTVIITGSQIPLYEARSDGLHNFLGSLIIAGNYCVPEVTIFFNNKLFRGNRTSKVSTSSLEAFNSPNLSPLASIGIGIQVDWKNIFYHSTIEKFKVHHTLNRNVGLLRLFPSITIEVVRAFLNPPIEGVVLQTYGAGNGPSRRKDILDELELAHKRGVIIVNCTQCPLGQVDPSYETGRALIDAGVLPGSDMTPEAALTKLSYVLGKTEWSMQTKCDMMRTNLRGELSVHKEMKLEDSDVVTAVVKALGLSSSKELDDLRDTLYPSILCHIVSEGNLEKLDIMRQCGAYLSACDYDYRTPLHIACENGNVAIVEYLLQHGASVHMRDREHRTPLLSAIENDHHEIIKLLIRAGGYLNLKNTKVGEIICSAAKENNLRRLISLRLAGADLNELDATQRSALHYATEMNFGDIVCFLLQHSIDISVQDLYGNTCYDIAKLLNHNKIQEMLEKHICI, from the coding sequence atggaaaaaataaattctttcactagagtaaaattgaaaaagaagttcTCTAAAGTTCTTGTTATATATTCCGGTGGAACTATAGGTATGGTAcgtaatgaagaaaatatatacgTTCCTAAAGCAGGCGTTATGGCAGAAAAAGTTAAAGCATACCCCCAACTTTATGATTTGGATGAGGCAAATGAATATCGGGATAAGTACCACAAAGAGAATATACTGGTACTTCCAGACACCGGTGATACTTCTAGAGTTGTTTACGCCATACAAGAATATAATCCTTTGTTAGATTCTTCAAATGTTACCATAGATGATTGGATTAAAATAGCGATGGCTATCAAGGAAGCATATGAAGTTTTTGATGGATTCACTATTTTACATGGAACAGACACCATGGCTTATACAGCTTCTGCTTTGTCTTTTATGTTAGAGAACTTAGgaaaaacagttattattaCGGGTTCTCAAATACCTCTATACGAAGCTAGAAGTGATGGACTCCATAACTTCCTAGGTTCTCTAATAATTGCTGGAAACTATTGTGTTCCTGAAGTGACAATCTTTTTCAACAATAAACTTTTCAGAGGAAACAGAACCAGCAAAGTTAGCACATCTTCGCTTGAGGCCTTTAATTCACCCAATTTATCTCCTCTTGCCAGTATAGGGATTGGTATTCAAGTAGATTGGAAGAATATTTTCTATCACTCAActattgaaaagtttaaagtaCATCATACGTTAAATCGTAATGTCGGGCTGTTAAGACTCTTCCCGAGCATTACTATTGAAGTAGTCAGAGCTTTTTTAAACCCACCCATTGAAGGAGTTGTGCTACAGACTTATGGTGCTGGAAATGGCCCTTCAAGAAGAAAAGACATTTTGGATGAGCTGGAACTTGCGCATAAAAGAGGTGTGATTATTGTTAATTGTACTCAGTGTCCTTTAGGGCAAGTGGATCCATCCTATGAAACTGGAAGAGCATTAATTGACGCAGGAGTTCTCCCTGGTTCAGATATGACGCCTGAAGCGGCATTGACGAAACTAAGTTATGTCCTGGGCAAAACTGAATGGTCAATGCAAACAAAATGCGATATGATGAGAACTAATTTGCGTGGAGAACTCTCTGTTCACAAGGAAATGAAACTCGAAGATTCGGACGTTGTTACGGCTGTGGTAAAAGCACTAGGCCTTTCCTCATCAAAAGAATTGGATGATTTACGTGACACTCTCTACCCCTCTATTTTATGCCATATTGTGTCTGAGGGCAATCTGGAGAAATTGGATATAATGCGGCAATGTGGTGCTTATCTCTCTGCTTGTGATTATGATTATAGAACTCCTTTGCACATCGCTTGTGAAAATGGTAATGTTGCCATCGTTGAATACTTATTGCAACATGGAGCTAGTGTTCACATGAGAGATCGGGAACACAGAACTCCGTTACTCAGCGCAATAGAAAATGATCACCATGAGATTATTAAACTTCTTATTAGAGCCGgtggttatttaaatttaaaaaatacaaaagtggGCGAAATTATATGTAGCGCCGCCAAAGAAAACAACTTGCGTCGACTTATATCGCTTAGACTGGCCGGAGCAGATTTAAACGAACTCGACGCTACGCAAAGATCAGCTTTACATTATGCTACAGAAATGAACTTCGGGGATATAGTTTGTTTTTTGCTTCAGCATTCAATTGACATCTCTGTGCAGGATTTATACGGAAATACGTGCTATGATATTGCTAAACTATTGAATCATAACAAAATTCAAGAAATGTTAGAGAaacatatttgcatttaa